A region from the Rufibacter sp. DG15C genome encodes:
- the secA gene encoding preprotein translocase subunit SecA, which translates to MFDFFGKTVAKLFGTKSERDIKEVMPYVALINQEFAKLASLSDDELRQRTQQVQATIAERLKPIDDKIAALHQRIENEPDLDIAQKEGVFVQIDELEKDRNKELEVVLMEVLPQGFAIVKETARRYKEVGQLSVTATDFDREIATRKPNVQLQGDKAVWANRWNAAGTEVVWDMVHYDVQLIGGIVLHQGKIAEMATGEGKTLVATLPSFLNALAKRGVHVVTVNDYLAKRDSEWMAPLFEFHGITIDCIDKHQPNTDARRKAYLADITYGTNNEFGFDYLRDNMAREVDELVQRKHHYAMVDEVDSVLIDDARTPLIISGPVPRGDEHEFYILKPRVASLVEAQRKLVSNFLVEAKRLIKEGNDKEGGLALFRAYRGLPKNKPLIKFLGETGVRQLLLKTEAFYLQDHSRQMPEADAPLFFTIDEKHNQIELTEKGIDLITGQGEDPQLFILPDIGTEIANIESHKELSADDKLHQKEKLIQDYQEKSQRVHSINQLLKAYTLFEKDTEYIVTEDHKVKIVDEQTGRVMEGRRYSDGLHQAIEAKENVRVEDATQTYATVTLQNYFRMYHKLAGMTGTAETEAGEFWEIYKLDVVVIPTNRVAQRKDEHDKVYKTIREKYNAVAEEIQELTKQGRPVLVGTTSVEISELVSRMLKIRGIPHQVLNAKHHQREAEIVAEAGKPGTVTIATNMAGRGTDIKLAPESKAAGGLAIIGTERHESRRVDRQLRGRAGRQGDPGSSQFFVSLDDSLMRLFGSDRIARLMDRMGLEEGEVIQHSMITNSIERAQKKVEENNFGTRKRLLEYDDVMNAQREVVYKRRRNALYGERLELDIWTMIDDTAVDIVNTYKVTGNHEDFLLHIIRVYGFNTSITAPELASQPVNTLIDRLYNEALDFYLGKNKHIMEQSAPIMKDIYENRGPMIENIAVPFSDGRKQITAVANLEKVVNSHGKELIKTVEKIITLATIDQAWTQHLRQMDDLKQSVQNAVYEQKDPLLIYKFESFELFKRMIAKVNEETISFLFKADLPQQQEQAPPVQEARATQAPRPPRLQEQKEEVHSTLEEQRVPSMPNMPEAPVQKQAPIRVEKHAGRNDRVSVQYADGRVMKDVKYKTVENDLLNNRCILIED; encoded by the coding sequence ATGTTTGATTTTTTTGGGAAGACAGTCGCCAAACTTTTCGGCACTAAGTCAGAACGGGACATCAAAGAAGTAATGCCGTACGTGGCTCTTATCAACCAAGAGTTCGCAAAACTGGCCTCCCTTTCTGACGACGAACTGCGCCAACGTACCCAGCAGGTACAGGCTACCATTGCCGAGCGTCTGAAACCCATTGATGATAAAATAGCGGCCTTACACCAACGCATAGAAAACGAGCCAGACCTGGACATAGCCCAGAAGGAAGGCGTTTTCGTGCAGATTGACGAGCTGGAGAAAGACCGCAACAAAGAACTGGAGGTAGTGCTTATGGAAGTGCTGCCCCAAGGCTTTGCCATTGTCAAAGAAACCGCCCGCCGGTATAAAGAAGTTGGTCAGCTAAGTGTAACTGCCACAGACTTTGACCGTGAGATTGCTACCCGCAAACCAAACGTACAGCTACAAGGCGACAAAGCTGTTTGGGCCAACCGTTGGAACGCCGCCGGTACTGAGGTGGTATGGGACATGGTGCACTATGACGTACAGCTGATTGGTGGAATTGTCTTGCACCAGGGTAAAATCGCCGAGATGGCCACGGGTGAGGGGAAGACGTTGGTAGCAACCCTGCCATCGTTCCTGAATGCACTTGCCAAGCGCGGCGTGCACGTGGTAACCGTGAATGATTACCTGGCCAAGCGTGACTCTGAGTGGATGGCGCCCTTGTTTGAGTTCCATGGCATCACCATTGACTGTATTGACAAGCACCAGCCTAACACAGACGCCCGTCGCAAAGCCTATCTAGCAGACATCACCTACGGTACTAATAACGAGTTCGGGTTTGACTACCTGCGCGACAACATGGCCCGTGAGGTAGATGAGCTGGTACAACGCAAGCACCACTACGCCATGGTGGATGAGGTGGACTCCGTTTTGATTGACGATGCCCGTACGCCGCTCATCATTTCTGGTCCTGTTCCACGTGGTGATGAGCACGAATTCTATATCCTGAAACCACGTGTGGCTTCTCTGGTAGAAGCCCAGCGCAAGTTGGTAAGCAACTTCCTGGTGGAGGCCAAGCGCCTAATCAAGGAAGGCAACGACAAAGAAGGCGGTCTGGCCTTATTCAGAGCCTACAGAGGTTTGCCTAAAAACAAGCCTTTGATTAAGTTCTTGGGTGAGACCGGGGTGCGCCAGTTGTTATTGAAGACAGAGGCCTTCTACCTGCAAGACCACTCGCGTCAGATGCCAGAGGCAGATGCGCCGTTGTTCTTCACTATTGACGAGAAACACAACCAGATTGAACTAACGGAGAAAGGCATTGACTTGATTACAGGTCAAGGCGAAGACCCGCAATTGTTCATCCTCCCAGATATTGGAACCGAGATTGCCAATATTGAAAGCCACAAAGAACTGTCAGCTGACGATAAACTGCACCAAAAAGAAAAGCTTATCCAGGATTACCAGGAGAAGTCTCAGCGCGTGCACTCCATCAACCAGTTGCTGAAAGCCTACACCCTTTTTGAGAAGGACACTGAGTACATTGTGACCGAAGACCACAAGGTAAAGATTGTGGATGAGCAGACGGGCCGCGTCATGGAAGGCCGTCGTTATTCAGACGGTTTGCACCAGGCCATTGAAGCCAAGGAGAACGTGCGCGTAGAAGATGCTACGCAGACCTATGCCACGGTAACGCTTCAGAACTACTTCAGAATGTACCACAAGCTGGCCGGTATGACCGGTACGGCTGAGACGGAAGCCGGTGAGTTCTGGGAAATCTACAAGCTGGACGTGGTAGTGATTCCTACCAACCGCGTAGCCCAGCGCAAGGATGAGCATGACAAGGTTTATAAAACCATCAGAGAGAAATACAACGCCGTTGCCGAAGAGATTCAGGAGCTGACCAAACAGGGCCGTCCGGTGCTGGTGGGTACTACCTCGGTAGAGATTTCTGAGTTGGTGAGCCGTATGCTTAAGATACGCGGCATTCCGCACCAAGTCTTGAACGCCAAGCATCACCAGCGCGAGGCTGAGATTGTAGCCGAAGCCGGTAAGCCAGGCACTGTGACCATCGCCACCAACATGGCCGGTCGTGGTACGGACATTAAGCTGGCGCCTGAATCTAAGGCCGCCGGCGGATTGGCCATCATTGGTACTGAGCGCCATGAGTCGCGCCGCGTAGACCGCCAGTTGCGTGGTCGTGCCGGTCGTCAGGGTGACCCGGGTTCTTCGCAGTTCTTCGTTTCATTGGATGACAGCTTAATGCGCTTGTTCGGTTCTGACCGCATTGCCCGTTTAATGGACCGTATGGGTCTGGAGGAAGGTGAAGTGATTCAGCACTCCATGATCACCAACTCCATTGAGCGTGCCCAGAAGAAAGTGGAGGAAAACAACTTCGGGACGCGTAAGCGCCTCTTGGAGTATGATGACGTGATGAACGCCCAGCGCGAGGTGGTGTACAAACGCCGTCGCAACGCCCTCTACGGCGAGCGTCTGGAGCTGGACATCTGGACCATGATTGACGACACCGCGGTGGACATTGTGAACACCTACAAAGTGACGGGCAACCATGAGGACTTCTTGTTGCACATCATCAGAGTATACGGTTTCAATACCAGCATCACCGCCCCAGAATTAGCGTCACAGCCGGTAAATACCTTGATTGACCGCTTGTACAACGAGGCCTTAGATTTCTACCTGGGCAAGAACAAGCACATCATGGAGCAGTCGGCGCCAATCATGAAGGACATTTATGAGAACCGCGGCCCGATGATTGAAAACATTGCGGTTCCGTTCTCAGATGGTCGTAAGCAAATCACTGCGGTGGCTAACCTGGAGAAAGTGGTGAACAGCCATGGCAAGGAGCTCATCAAAACCGTTGAGAAAATCATCACGCTGGCGACTATTGACCAAGCATGGACGCAGCACCTACGCCAGATGGACGACCTGAAGCAAAGTGTGCAGAATGCGGTGTACGAGCAGAAAGACCCACTCTTGATTTACAAGTTTGAGTCGTTTGAGTTGTTCAAGCGCATGATTGCCAAAGTGAACGAGGAGACCATCTCTTTCTTGTTCAAGGCAGACTTGCCACAGCAACAGGAGCAGGCACCACCGGTGCAGGAAGCCCGCGCTACGCAAGCGCCAAGACCGCCAAGATTGCAGGAGCAGAAAGAAGAAGTACATTCAACGCTAGAAGAGCAGCGCGTTCCATCTATGCCAAACATGCCAGAGGCGCCCGTGCAAAAGCAGGCACCTATCAGGGTAGAGAAGCACGCCGGCCGCAATGACCGCGTGAGCGTGCAGTACGCAGACGGACGTGTGATGAAAGACGTGAAGTACAAGACCGTAGAAAACGACTTGCTCAACAACCGTTGCATCCTCATTGAAGACTAA
- the deoC gene encoding deoxyribose-phosphate aldolase, which yields MKTNLDNLMEQSLAPYIDHTVLRPDTTQQMVAQLCQEAADHQFAAVCVPPCFVRQAVDALQDTGVQIATVVGFPLGYQLAKVKFFEAHQALSEGATEIDVVMNIAAFKSGLLDEVTAELHELSTLCHFKNAVLKVIIETALLSPEEIIQICSLCVQAEVDYVKTSTGFAARGASVEDILLMRAHLPEHIKIKASGGIKTKEAALALVKAGADRIGTSSGVSLL from the coding sequence TTGAAGACTAATCTGGATAACTTAATGGAGCAGAGCCTGGCACCGTATATTGACCATACGGTGCTTAGGCCTGACACCACCCAGCAAATGGTGGCCCAGTTGTGCCAAGAGGCCGCTGACCATCAGTTTGCCGCCGTGTGCGTGCCGCCGTGCTTTGTGCGGCAGGCGGTAGACGCTTTGCAAGACACCGGCGTGCAGATTGCCACCGTGGTGGGTTTCCCGTTGGGTTATCAATTGGCCAAAGTAAAATTCTTTGAGGCGCACCAAGCCCTCTCTGAAGGCGCCACGGAGATTGACGTGGTCATGAACATTGCCGCCTTCAAGTCTGGGCTTTTAGATGAAGTCACCGCCGAACTGCACGAACTGAGCACCCTGTGCCATTTCAAAAATGCTGTCTTGAAGGTGATCATTGAAACTGCGCTGCTCAGTCCAGAAGAAATCATCCAGATTTGCTCCCTTTGCGTGCAGGCCGAGGTGGATTACGTGAAAACCTCCACGGGTTTTGCCGCCAGAGGGGCCAGCGTAGAAGACATTCTCTTGATGCGCGCCCATTTACCAGAACATATTAAAATCAAAGCTTCCGGCGGAATCAAAACCAAGGAAGCGGCACTTGCGTTGGTGAAGGCAGGGGCAGACCGGATTGGAACATCCTCCGGCGTCTCTCTGCTATGA
- a CDS encoding SPOR domain-containing protein, with protein MTTKALLWVFVAVLTGCAASGSTPANGDTTSSTSAKSKGGGSATAIDVSKYRTVFPSASTTGATPMAAVTPTHHVRNQVEGLMDSVALANKNIKYANGYRILAFTGNERKAAMDLRNSIIQRLPSDKDYLTYKQPTYQLKVGDYMSRVEAQLALSKIKDLIPNALIVPETINIPKNF; from the coding sequence ATGACAACTAAAGCACTTCTTTGGGTTTTTGTAGCCGTTCTCACCGGGTGCGCCGCCAGCGGTAGCACGCCCGCCAACGGAGACACTACTTCTTCCACTTCGGCTAAAAGCAAAGGCGGCGGGTCGGCGACGGCAATTGACGTCAGCAAATACCGCACGGTTTTTCCATCTGCTTCTACTACTGGTGCTACTCCCATGGCGGCGGTGACGCCTACGCATCACGTGCGTAATCAGGTAGAAGGTCTCATGGACAGCGTGGCCTTGGCCAACAAAAACATCAAGTATGCCAACGGCTACCGTATTCTGGCCTTCACGGGCAATGAGCGCAAGGCGGCCATGGATTTGCGCAACAGCATCATTCAGCGCCTGCCCTCAGACAAAGACTACCTCACCTACAAGCAGCCTACCTATCAGTTAAAAGTGGGTGATTATATGAGCCGGGTAGAGGCACAACTAGCCTTGTCCAAAATCAAAGACTTGATCCCCAACGCCTTGATCGTGCCCGAAACCATCAACATCCCTAAGAACTTCTAA
- a CDS encoding M20 family metallopeptidase, which produces MQDLKDQIRSLAQQYAQDTIATRQHLHQHPELSFQEHETSAYVFAKLQEFGLEPRRMTDTGIVVLIKGQSPDKATTALRADLDALPILEQNEVAYKSKHEGVMHACGHDVHTSSLLTTARILSGLRDQFEGTVKLIFQPGEEKFPGGASLMIKEGVLQNPAPQSILGQHVFTPLEVGKVGFRSGMYMASADEIYITVKGKGGHGGLPEQLVDPVLISAHLIVALQQIVSRRANPKTPSVLSFGKVIANGATNVIPSEVKIEGTFRTMDEAWRAEAKQHMKKLAEGLVESMGGTCDINIMDGYPFLKNEPQLTARAKAAAQAYLGEENVIDLDMYMTAEDFAYYSQTTDACFYRLGTRNEAQGITSPVHTPTFNIDESALEIGSGLMAYLAIQELKALASK; this is translated from the coding sequence ATGCAAGACCTCAAAGACCAGATACGGTCGCTTGCCCAGCAGTACGCGCAAGACACCATAGCCACGCGGCAACACCTGCACCAGCACCCAGAGCTTTCCTTTCAGGAGCACGAGACGTCTGCCTACGTGTTTGCCAAGTTGCAGGAGTTTGGCCTGGAGCCCCGGCGCATGACAGATACTGGAATTGTAGTCCTCATCAAAGGCCAAAGCCCAGACAAAGCCACTACCGCCCTTCGCGCCGATCTGGACGCCTTGCCCATTCTGGAACAAAACGAGGTAGCCTACAAATCCAAGCATGAAGGCGTGATGCATGCCTGCGGCCATGATGTGCATACCTCTTCGCTGCTCACCACCGCCCGTATTTTGAGTGGATTGCGTGACCAGTTTGAAGGAACGGTAAAGCTGATTTTTCAGCCCGGCGAGGAGAAGTTTCCGGGAGGCGCGTCCTTGATGATCAAGGAAGGCGTTTTGCAGAACCCCGCGCCGCAGAGCATCCTAGGCCAGCACGTGTTCACGCCCCTGGAGGTGGGTAAAGTGGGCTTTAGATCTGGCATGTACATGGCTAGTGCAGATGAGATTTACATCACGGTCAAAGGCAAAGGCGGCCACGGCGGACTTCCCGAGCAATTGGTAGACCCGGTGTTGATTTCGGCGCATTTGATAGTGGCCTTACAGCAGATTGTGAGCCGCAGAGCCAATCCCAAAACGCCGTCGGTGTTGTCCTTTGGCAAAGTCATCGCCAACGGGGCCACCAACGTCATCCCCAGTGAAGTTAAAATAGAAGGCACGTTCCGGACTATGGACGAAGCCTGGCGTGCCGAGGCCAAGCAGCACATGAAGAAGCTGGCCGAAGGGCTGGTGGAAAGCATGGGCGGTACCTGTGACATCAACATCATGGACGGCTACCCGTTTCTGAAGAACGAACCCCAGCTCACGGCCCGCGCCAAAGCGGCTGCGCAAGCGTATTTAGGAGAGGAAAACGTGATTGACTTGGATATGTACATGACTGCTGAGGACTTCGCGTACTACTCCCAAACCACCGACGCCTGCTTCTACCGCCTGGGCACCCGCAACGAGGCTCAGGGAATCACCTCGCCTGTACATACGCCAACCTTCAACATAGATGAGTCAGCCTTGGAGATTGGCAGTGGCTTAATGGCCTATCTAGCTATTCAAGAGCTAAAGGCGCTGGCTAGTAAGTAA
- a CDS encoding Hsp20/alpha crystallin family protein has translation MTVVKYHPFYQDRMPQTFSSLLDNFINEAVTTRKTQGFTPQVDLWETKDAYEVELALPGVYKEDINVEFQEGVLTVSGERKPKENGQDLKFHKVESNFGKFSRSFQLPEQVDASAIDAQFENGVLHISVPKVEEKVVKHQIAVK, from the coding sequence ATGACAGTGGTTAAATATCATCCGTTTTACCAAGACAGAATGCCTCAGACGTTTAGCAGCTTGTTAGACAATTTCATCAACGAGGCCGTGACAACGCGCAAGACGCAGGGCTTTACACCGCAGGTAGATCTATGGGAAACCAAAGACGCTTATGAAGTAGAGTTGGCCTTGCCGGGCGTTTACAAAGAAGACATCAACGTAGAATTCCAAGAGGGAGTATTGACGGTAAGCGGTGAGCGCAAGCCCAAGGAAAACGGCCAGGATCTGAAGTTCCACAAAGTGGAAAGCAACTTCGGTAAGTTCAGCCGCTCCTTCCAATTACCAGAGCAGGTAGACGCTAGCGCCATAGACGCTCAGTTTGAGAATGGCGTGCTGCACATCTCCGTGCCCAAGGTGGAAGAGAAGGTAGTCAAGCACCAGATTGCGGTGAAATAA
- a CDS encoding Do family serine endopeptidase has translation MKTKQLMLGLMLSAMMGGGVAIGGYKLLEDDQPTAGQQLPNTNVRYTSAMRDGKVVVPEGLNFQTAAELVTPAVVHVTTEYKMQTRQMPSEMHPFFRDFFGDEGMEGYQRQQGPALGSGSGVIIASNGYIVTNNHVIDKADKIEVIMDDKRKFEATLVGSDPNTDIALLKINSDNLPALRYANSDNVKVGEWVLAVGNPFNLNSTVTAGIISAKGRNVGILQNSSGMSVESFLQTDAAVNPGNSGGALVNLNGDLIGINTAIASQTGTFSGYSFAVPSAIVSKVVDDLLKYGEVQRALLGVQMQEIDAKFAAEKKLKNLNGVYVAGFSESSAAKSAGIEEGDVITEINGVKVNTGAQLQEQVTRYRPGDKIKVGYSRDGSTKLTNVTLRNANGSTEIVKRDPNSPKSMTIAGAKFEAASKQELNRLDITGGVKISGIEKSTFAESGIKDGFIITQIDKKPTNSPEDVNEILRGTRRGGLLIEGVYPDGRRAYYAIGR, from the coding sequence ATGAAAACGAAACAACTAATGCTAGGCCTAATGCTCTCTGCCATGATGGGCGGGGGCGTGGCCATTGGGGGCTATAAACTGCTGGAAGATGATCAGCCCACTGCGGGACAGCAGTTGCCCAACACCAACGTACGGTACACCAGTGCCATGCGGGACGGCAAGGTGGTAGTGCCAGAAGGCTTGAACTTCCAGACGGCCGCCGAGCTGGTGACCCCGGCCGTGGTCCACGTGACCACGGAATACAAAATGCAGACGCGCCAGATGCCAAGTGAGATGCACCCGTTCTTCCGTGATTTCTTCGGGGACGAGGGCATGGAAGGGTATCAGCGCCAACAAGGTCCGGCCCTGGGCTCAGGCTCTGGGGTGATCATTGCCTCCAACGGCTACATTGTCACCAACAATCACGTGATTGACAAGGCAGACAAGATTGAGGTGATCATGGACGACAAGCGTAAGTTTGAAGCCACCCTGGTAGGCTCAGACCCGAACACGGACATTGCCCTGCTGAAAATCAACTCTGACAACCTACCGGCTTTGCGCTACGCCAACTCAGACAACGTGAAAGTGGGCGAGTGGGTATTGGCCGTGGGTAACCCGTTCAACCTCAACTCAACCGTGACGGCTGGTATCATCAGTGCCAAAGGCCGCAACGTGGGTATTCTTCAGAATTCCAGCGGCATGAGCGTAGAGTCCTTCCTGCAGACAGACGCCGCCGTGAACCCTGGTAACAGTGGGGGCGCTTTGGTGAACCTGAACGGTGATTTGATTGGGATCAATACGGCCATCGCGTCGCAGACTGGTACCTTCTCTGGCTACTCGTTTGCCGTGCCATCCGCCATTGTAAGCAAAGTGGTAGATGACTTGTTGAAATACGGCGAAGTGCAGCGCGCTTTGCTAGGCGTGCAGATGCAAGAGATTGACGCCAAGTTTGCCGCCGAGAAAAAGCTGAAAAACCTGAACGGGGTGTACGTGGCTGGTTTCTCTGAGAGCAGCGCCGCCAAGTCTGCCGGTATTGAGGAAGGTGATGTAATCACCGAAATCAACGGCGTGAAGGTGAACACAGGTGCCCAGTTACAAGAGCAAGTGACCCGCTACCGTCCTGGTGATAAAATCAAGGTGGGTTACAGCCGTGACGGTAGCACCAAATTGACCAACGTGACCTTGCGCAATGCCAATGGTAGCACAGAGATTGTGAAACGTGATCCTAACTCGCCTAAGTCCATGACCATTGCGGGCGCCAAGTTTGAGGCAGCCTCCAAGCAAGAGTTGAACCGTCTGGACATTACGGGCGGCGTGAAAATCTCTGGTATTGAGAAAAGCACCTTCGCTGAGTCTGGCATCAAAGACGGTTTCATCATCACCCAGATTGACAAGAAGCCTACCAACTCGCCAGAAGACGTGAATGAAATCTTACGTGGCACTCGTCGGGGTGGTCTCTTGATTGAAGGCGTGTACCCAGACGGCCGTAGGGCCTATTACGCCATTGGTCGTTAG
- a CDS encoding aldehyde dehydrogenase family protein, whose amino-acid sequence MTQIIDIPALLSELGIQETNPAYSTGLQWGGDKNQESRTIHSPTDGSKIASVRMATAEDYDKVISKAQEAFMEWRTWPSPKRGEVVRQIGQKLRDNKDALGKLVSYEMGKILQEGLGEVQEMIDICDFAVGLSRQLHGYTMHSERPTHRMYEQYHPLGVVGVISAFNFPVAVWSWNAMLAAICGDTVVWKPSEKTPLTAVACQHIIKEVLEENNVPEGVFNIIIGDASIGSQMAHDGRVPLVSATGSTRMGKKVGEAVGARLGKSLLELGGNNAIILTENADLDMAMRAVVFGAVGTAGQRCTSTRRLIIHESIYDSVKERLLNAYAKLPIGNPLKDTNLVGPLIDKHAVDSFLHALEAVQKEGGKLLIGGTVLEGEEYATGTYVTPAIVEAKNEYHTVQEETFAPILYLIKYTGSVDDAIEVQNGVRQGLSSSIFSNNILETEAFLSHWGSDCGIANVNIGTSGAEIGGAFGGEKETGGGRESGSDAWRVYMRRQTNTINFGRELPLAQGIKFDI is encoded by the coding sequence ATGACACAAATCATAGATATACCCGCCTTGCTTTCTGAGTTAGGCATCCAAGAAACCAACCCCGCCTACAGCACCGGTCTGCAATGGGGCGGTGACAAGAACCAAGAGTCCCGCACCATCCATTCGCCCACAGACGGAAGTAAGATTGCCTCTGTGCGCATGGCCACCGCAGAAGATTATGATAAGGTCATCAGCAAGGCCCAAGAGGCATTCATGGAATGGCGCACCTGGCCCTCACCCAAACGTGGCGAAGTGGTGCGTCAGATTGGTCAAAAACTGCGTGACAACAAAGACGCGTTGGGCAAACTGGTAAGTTATGAGATGGGCAAGATTTTGCAAGAAGGCTTAGGCGAGGTGCAGGAAATGATTGACATCTGCGACTTTGCCGTTGGGTTGTCCCGGCAGTTGCACGGCTACACCATGCACTCAGAGCGCCCTACGCACCGCATGTATGAGCAGTACCACCCGCTGGGCGTGGTGGGCGTCATCTCGGCGTTTAACTTTCCGGTGGCAGTTTGGAGCTGGAACGCCATGCTGGCCGCCATCTGCGGAGACACCGTGGTATGGAAGCCTTCTGAGAAGACGCCTTTGACAGCCGTGGCCTGCCAGCATATCATCAAAGAGGTATTAGAGGAAAACAACGTGCCGGAAGGCGTGTTCAACATTATCATAGGTGACGCCAGCATTGGCAGCCAGATGGCGCATGACGGACGCGTGCCCTTGGTGTCTGCCACGGGTTCTACCCGCATGGGCAAGAAAGTAGGCGAGGCCGTGGGTGCTCGTTTAGGTAAATCCTTGCTAGAGTTAGGCGGTAACAACGCCATCATCCTCACGGAGAACGCTGATTTGGACATGGCTATGCGCGCCGTGGTATTTGGCGCCGTAGGTACCGCCGGTCAGCGCTGTACTTCCACCCGCCGCTTGATTATTCATGAGAGTATCTATGACTCGGTGAAGGAACGACTGTTGAACGCTTACGCCAAGCTGCCTATTGGAAACCCGTTAAAGGACACCAACCTGGTAGGTCCGCTCATTGACAAGCATGCCGTGGACTCGTTCTTACATGCGTTGGAGGCGGTGCAGAAAGAAGGCGGTAAGCTCTTGATAGGCGGGACTGTGCTGGAAGGCGAAGAGTACGCCACGGGCACCTACGTGACCCCGGCCATTGTAGAGGCTAAAAACGAGTACCACACCGTGCAGGAAGAGACCTTTGCGCCCATCTTGTACTTGATTAAATATACGGGCTCTGTAGATGACGCCATTGAGGTGCAGAACGGCGTGCGCCAAGGCTTGTCTTCGTCCATTTTCTCCAACAACATCCTGGAGACCGAAGCCTTCTTAAGCCACTGGGGTTCTGACTGCGGCATTGCTAACGTGAACATTGGGACGTCTGGCGCTGAGATTGGCGGCGCCTTCGGCGGTGAGAAAGAGACCGGCGGCGGGCGCGAATCGGGTTCAGATGCCTGGCGCGTGTACATGCGCCGTCAGACCAACACCATCAACTTTGGTAGAGAACTGCCATTGGCGCAGGGCATCAAGTTTGACATCTAG
- a CDS encoding DUF4442 domain-containing protein: MAEQAHLLEFQRQITNPFKLRLFLLKNLPMAYLAGCRIKYLSEQEAQVTLKYGYLTKNPFKSIYFACLAMAAELSSGVLSMMYLYKANPSVSMLVVNMEAEFSKKAVGTITFTCADGDEIAAAVKETQTTGQGSSLQTLSIGHDAQGEEVARFRITWSYKARAARS; encoded by the coding sequence ATGGCAGAGCAAGCGCACCTTCTTGAATTCCAGAGACAGATCACCAATCCGTTCAAGCTGAGGCTGTTTCTGCTTAAGAACCTGCCCATGGCGTATCTGGCGGGCTGCAGAATCAAATACCTTTCTGAGCAAGAGGCCCAAGTCACGCTTAAATACGGCTACCTCACCAAGAATCCGTTTAAATCCATCTACTTCGCGTGTCTGGCCATGGCTGCTGAGTTGTCCTCTGGCGTGTTGTCCATGATGTACCTCTATAAGGCCAACCCGTCTGTCTCCATGCTGGTGGTCAACATGGAGGCCGAGTTCTCCAAGAAAGCAGTGGGTACCATCACGTTTACCTGCGCCGACGGGGATGAGATTGCCGCCGCCGTCAAAGAAACCCAAACCACCGGCCAGGGAAGCAGCCTGCAGACCCTCAGCATTGGCCATGATGCGCAGGGCGAGGAGGTGGCCCGCTTTAGAATTACCTGGTCCTATAAAGCCCGCGCGGCCAGAAGCTAG
- a CDS encoding alpha/beta fold hydrolase has translation MKTVYTFIISCLALIFTVSGTQTAMAQAATQPRETKLTMSDGTELYVKISGKGRPCVFIHGGPGAWSHSFEVLGLNTLEDSVQMIYVDQRGSGRSGKAPTGNYSLQRMAQDFDEVRQQLGYPTWTVLAHSFGGIIATEYAYYFPKTISRMIMLNTTLNLEYSAKVQIQKGLEILKPADTTPFLDPKRPYIDRFMAIIQALNEKNAYHQLMYTTAEGLQKMNEEDAKRPNNYAFGQAWANSPEYFQDFTEVTRHLKMPVLVISGEQDFSIGPDHYKSFKFPHQTTVSMPGGHVIYLEQNAQFQKAVKEFLKKTSRKI, from the coding sequence ATGAAAACTGTATATACATTCATTATCAGCTGCTTAGCCCTCATTTTTACGGTAAGTGGCACCCAGACGGCCATGGCGCAGGCCGCCACCCAACCCCGCGAAACCAAGCTGACCATGAGCGATGGCACTGAGTTATATGTAAAAATCTCTGGCAAAGGCCGCCCCTGCGTGTTCATTCACGGCGGTCCCGGGGCCTGGAGCCATTCTTTTGAAGTGCTGGGCTTGAACACCCTGGAAGATTCTGTGCAGATGATCTATGTGGACCAGCGCGGCAGCGGCCGCTCGGGCAAAGCCCCCACCGGCAATTATTCTTTGCAGCGCATGGCCCAGGACTTTGACGAGGTACGGCAGCAGCTGGGCTACCCAACATGGACGGTGCTGGCCCATTCCTTCGGGGGGATCATTGCCACCGAGTACGCGTATTACTTCCCGAAGACCATCTCCCGGATGATCATGCTCAACACCACGCTCAATCTGGAATACTCTGCCAAGGTGCAAATACAGAAAGGCTTGGAGATTCTGAAGCCAGCAGACACGACTCCGTTTCTGGACCCAAAGCGCCCTTACATTGACCGCTTCATGGCCATCATCCAGGCCTTGAATGAGAAGAACGCCTACCACCAGCTTATGTACACCACAGCAGAGGGCTTGCAAAAAATGAATGAGGAAGATGCCAAGCGTCCCAATAACTACGCGTTTGGGCAGGCTTGGGCCAACTCACCGGAGTATTTTCAGGATTTCACGGAGGTGACCAGGCACTTGAAAATGCCGGTGCTCGTGATTTCCGGGGAGCAGGATTTCTCCATTGGGCCAGACCATTACAAGAGCTTTAAATTTCCACACCAGACCACGGTCTCCATGCCCGGCGGGCACGTGATTTACCTGGAGCAGAACGCCCAGTTTCAGAAAGCAGTGAAGGAATTCTTAAAGAAGACCAGCCGCAAGATCTAG